One region of Peribacillus simplex genomic DNA includes:
- the esaA gene encoding type VII secretion protein EsaA, protein MSEKIKPMLLIGKILVILALPILFFSYIGQNPMKKTETASREIAIVNEDNGTEFNNNPIYVGSELVTTLDKDSEYEWFVVNRSTAESGLENEKYDAVIYFPSDFSENIYTFDDEQPVKAGIKYKVQTSLNAENMEKVQKELEKTKNKMNKHISTQYWSYVSQSVEDIRKKFDNVLAKEIAFQNTMYEFYTPSSESLAGEIKQHRDMLEGVFAQMKDAGKTGNEMMGEIGNTKAQMASFVKDVASFEEYQKAQSNLFEKTSAQNQQLIMDSVQSYDKVLNEGNQSVPEIQQGMNTKYSLNDQGINGNVEVMQQKLDSSNNELEEFSTNMKDKQVEQITKITQDQQSSIEQFKQSEEAGLENLQSTLLMQRGNLASGSGDGGIIGDGTTSIEDIETETGKGESEAAPSKKDPIDELSLQGLLDQINGINTALESLVPAEGSEGTAEQINILTAELQTEINNLSGTVNGRTGNYNEVITEFNTLVDSYNDLLAQFTQLQTDYNDLGTNYKDLGDQWKKSQEDIQKLQDIQSMTIDETITEIKNLEQALLEKVGGERRAMLVKAFEKPITNRDSTTLLAYYGSLSSYGELAQRVTEANVEKVFAANIKELENLKIGVSGNVDEEAKLVKASLAGVNENFRMFSDSIMGYMKEYDANVESGQKATLAELAAITERAQGVSANLSDHMGDPEIGTEPPVNLDGEMFVSLQDNTATTVGFISALVNSVAERQDTVTKETADLQAKVGSVQERADQLNDNWSQNVDSTVKIKTDVYSVLNNTLVDDQQNGYVYEYLANPVQISGEVLHQEKVNIPPIVMLVIILISGLLIGFFLHHYETMPMMVHAALFTLLNLSVGLIISIYGLKIYPLGDMQEIKWTVFTVLLLFFCSAFTRLAFSIGPFVGSILVIGLISFFTIPLLDLIMPNFNVDHPVADAYMSIQFGNQSAFIPAIIILIVLTLIGTVIPYIVKRLTERREMAHEVD, encoded by the coding sequence GTGTCTGAAAAAATAAAACCGATGTTATTAATCGGTAAAATACTGGTGATCTTAGCGCTGCCCATCCTGTTTTTTTCTTATATTGGCCAAAATCCAATGAAAAAGACAGAAACGGCTTCTCGTGAAATCGCGATTGTCAATGAAGATAATGGCACTGAATTTAACAATAATCCCATATACGTGGGTTCAGAGCTAGTTACTACCTTGGACAAGGATTCTGAATATGAGTGGTTTGTGGTTAACAGAAGTACGGCGGAAAGTGGACTTGAAAATGAAAAGTATGATGCAGTTATATATTTCCCATCCGATTTTTCAGAGAATATTTATACGTTTGATGATGAGCAGCCTGTTAAGGCGGGAATTAAGTACAAGGTACAAACAAGTTTGAATGCAGAGAATATGGAGAAGGTACAAAAGGAATTAGAAAAGACAAAGAATAAAATGAATAAGCATATTTCAACACAGTATTGGAGTTACGTTTCCCAATCAGTCGAGGACATCCGTAAGAAGTTCGATAATGTCCTTGCTAAAGAAATCGCTTTTCAAAACACAATGTATGAGTTTTATACTCCAAGCTCGGAAAGCCTTGCTGGGGAAATCAAACAACATAGGGACATGCTTGAAGGAGTCTTTGCCCAGATGAAGGATGCTGGGAAAACGGGTAATGAAATGATGGGTGAAATAGGGAACACTAAAGCCCAGATGGCTTCCTTTGTAAAGGATGTAGCCTCTTTTGAGGAATATCAAAAAGCTCAAAGTAACCTTTTTGAGAAAACCTCGGCCCAAAATCAGCAGCTTATCATGGACAGTGTACAATCATATGACAAGGTGTTGAATGAGGGGAACCAATCTGTACCTGAGATTCAGCAAGGGATGAATACGAAATACAGTCTAAATGACCAAGGCATTAATGGGAATGTTGAAGTCATGCAGCAGAAACTTGATTCTAGTAATAATGAATTGGAAGAGTTTTCAACAAACATGAAAGACAAACAAGTAGAACAAATTACGAAAATCACCCAAGATCAACAAAGCTCGATTGAACAATTCAAACAATCTGAAGAGGCGGGTCTTGAAAACCTTCAGTCTACCTTGCTTATGCAAAGAGGAAATCTTGCAAGCGGCTCTGGTGATGGGGGAATTATTGGTGACGGAACGACATCTATAGAAGATATTGAAACGGAAACGGGTAAAGGTGAATCGGAGGCTGCTCCTTCAAAGAAGGACCCGATTGATGAACTGTCGCTACAGGGACTGCTGGATCAAATAAATGGCATCAACACGGCACTTGAAAGTTTGGTGCCGGCAGAGGGGAGTGAAGGAACTGCTGAACAAATCAATATTCTTACAGCAGAACTCCAAACTGAAATCAATAATCTTAGCGGAACGGTAAACGGCAGAACGGGAAATTATAATGAAGTGATAACGGAATTTAATACACTGGTAGATTCATATAATGATCTGCTTGCACAGTTTACGCAATTACAGACTGATTATAATGATCTTGGCACGAATTATAAGGATTTAGGTGATCAGTGGAAGAAGTCACAGGAAGATATTCAAAAATTACAGGATATCCAGAGTATGACAATTGACGAGACCATCACAGAGATCAAGAATCTCGAACAGGCACTCCTTGAAAAAGTGGGGGGAGAAAGGCGGGCAATGTTGGTGAAGGCCTTTGAAAAACCTATCACTAACCGGGATTCAACTACCCTCCTTGCCTATTATGGTTCACTCTCATCTTATGGAGAATTGGCTCAAAGAGTCACGGAAGCAAATGTAGAAAAGGTTTTTGCAGCCAATATAAAAGAATTGGAAAACTTGAAAATTGGGGTTTCCGGAAATGTAGATGAAGAAGCAAAACTCGTCAAAGCAAGTTTGGCAGGAGTCAATGAAAACTTTCGGATGTTCTCCGACTCCATTATGGGTTATATGAAGGAATATGATGCAAACGTCGAATCAGGGCAGAAAGCAACTTTAGCTGAATTGGCGGCAATTACCGAACGGGCTCAAGGAGTATCTGCCAATTTATCAGATCATATGGGAGATCCTGAAATAGGGACGGAACCTCCAGTGAACCTTGATGGTGAAATGTTTGTCTCACTTCAAGACAATACGGCAACAACTGTCGGCTTCATTTCCGCCCTTGTCAATTCTGTAGCGGAACGACAAGACACGGTTACGAAGGAAACGGCAGACCTGCAAGCGAAAGTGGGGTCCGTACAGGAAAGGGCCGATCAGCTTAATGATAATTGGTCCCAAAATGTAGACTCAACCGTAAAAATCAAGACGGACGTATATAGTGTCTTGAACAACACTCTAGTCGATGATCAGCAGAACGGGTATGTGTATGAATATTTAGCGAATCCCGTTCAAATCAGCGGGGAAGTCCTTCATCAGGAAAAGGTCAATATCCCGCCAATTGTCATGTTGGTGATCATACTCATTTCTGGGTTATTGATCGGTTTCTTCCTGCATCATTATGAAACCATGCCAATGATGGTCCATGCGGCTTTGTTTACCTTATTGAATCTGAGCGTAGGTTTAATAATCAGCATATATGGTTTGAAGATTTATCCACTGGGCGATATGCAGGAGATTAAATGGACCGTTTTCACTGTCCTGCTTTTATTCTTCTGTTCAGCGTTTACCCGGCTTGCCTTCTCAATTGGTCCGTTTGTCGGTTCTATCCTTGTGATTGGTTTAATCAGTTTCTTTACCATTCCATTATTGGATTTAATCATGCCTAATTTCAATGTCGATCACCCGGTTGCAGACGCATACATGTCCATTCAATTCGGTAATCAGTCGGCATTCATTCCGGCTATTATCATTTTGATTGTACTGACGCTTATCGGAACGGTCATTCCATATATAGTGAAGCGTCTTACAGAAAGAAGAGAAATGGCCCATGAAGTGGATTAA
- the essA gene encoding type VII secretion protein EssA → MKWIKYVMAVLFFMFFSHTPHGGAEEEPMVEPNEYQENDIDIQTEYFHEEGLLEQKRRLPEEQKDLTFERGKYDVMDSVKDSLFLSPVTKNQNNTIASKSEQLGLFSEVSIRTRSEEETEPSLNFDLTILLGIVLALSVVCLFFILIPKMGKFNGEVKRK, encoded by the coding sequence ATGAAGTGGATTAAATACGTAATGGCAGTCTTATTCTTCATGTTCTTTAGCCATACACCGCATGGCGGGGCAGAAGAGGAACCCATGGTGGAGCCCAATGAATATCAAGAAAATGATATTGATATTCAAACGGAATATTTCCATGAGGAAGGATTGTTGGAGCAGAAGCGGAGATTGCCTGAAGAACAAAAGGACCTTACTTTTGAAAGAGGGAAATATGATGTCATGGATTCGGTGAAGGATTCACTGTTTCTTTCTCCGGTAACGAAGAATCAAAATAATACCATCGCTTCAAAATCAGAACAGCTTGGATTATTCTCGGAAGTCAGCATTCGAACGAGAAGCGAAGAAGAAACAGAGCCTTCCCTTAATTTTGACCTGACGATATTGCTCGGCATCGTTTTGGCACTTTCTGTTGTTTGTTTGTTTTTTATCCTTATCCCGAAAATGGGTAAGTTTAATGGAGAGGTTAAACGAAAATGA